In Triticum urartu cultivar G1812 chromosome 6, Tu2.1, whole genome shotgun sequence, the following proteins share a genomic window:
- the LOC125514672 gene encoding factor of DNA methylation 2-like, producing MHPPPSYSQSLPVAESGSKNPKPRATADEDDPDLPPREAPPGIPGLLHEWNRAGAAERLPEIRANLLLLPPPAAPSPAPSAAGLRALGLLSFVHLDLSSPPSPGAPRRDLVAALIANYLSIREWSHARGVGFEVSPDTFADALALPAPRSTAPVDRDPPAGVDPAAVASAATEFMKAYILTPLAATNGGRLPIYVESAAQRVKDGMAHTVDWTFLLWRLVVEEMFELRKGMRSDWACYYGAYLQRLIWVKRPDLFLPPPVAPPEQAALAAGNNHWPKADDNQKLCSELESKMQECEAKSQRFEAEVEAKSRQLDALAAQYHHEMRNLEQDKKRQLDALAARHHYDMRNLEQDKKMLQDEVHTVKLLNQALVCKETESRDEVQRVLKELTHVSKQLAELKDETHTVESLNQALVNKEAKSDDELRRGQEEMTDVRKQLAHLQEEMRAIDLLNQALASAKEAKDDELERVRNELVHVRKQAGHLEEEMNILDSINKALVAKERENSAELQDIRKKMKDLNDEREGLESDNKVLTTMEIRSNNELQVVRKTLIDGLQNFTNGHAHIGVKRMGDLDLKEFAKACKQDLLQEDARVDSSVLCSKWEARIADPNWHPFEVRMNDDGKEKEILLKDNANLRELEEHGEEIYTLVTKALFEINEYNPSGRYPVPELWNYKDGRKATPEEAIKYILKSRKRRR from the exons ATGCATCCTCCACCTTCTTACTCGCAATCTCTTCCCGTGGCCGAGTCCGGGAGCAAGAACCCCAAACCCCGCGCGACCGCCGACGAGGATGACCCGGACCTGCCCCCACGGGAGGCGCCCCCCGGGATACCTGGATTGCTGCACGAATGGAATCGCGCGGGGGCGGCGGAGCGCCTCCCTGAAATCCGCGCCAACCTTCTCCTCCTGCCCCCGCCCGCGGCCCCGTCCCCGGCCCCGTCCGCCGCGGGTCTCCGCGCACTCGGCCTCCTCAGCTTCGTCCACCTCGACCTCTCCTCGCCCCCTTCCCCCGGCGCCCCGCGCCGCGACCTCGTCGCCGCGCTCATCGCCAATTATCTGTCCATCCGTGAGTGGAGCCACGCACGAGGCGTCGGGTTCGAGGTTTCCCCTGACACCTTCGCCGACGCGCTCGCCCTCCCGGCCCCGCGAAGTACCGCGCCGGTCGATCGGGACCCCCCGGCCGGCGTCGACCCCGCTGCCGTGGCCTCCGCCGCGACGGAGTTCATGAAAGCGTACATCTTGACGCCGTTAGCGGCCACCAACGGCGGGAGGCTGCCCATCTATGTCGAGTCGGCGGCGCAGAGGGTGAAGGATGGGATGGCGCATACTGTCGACTGGACATTTTTACTCTGGCgccttgtagtggaggagatgtTCGAGCTGAGGAAGGGGATGAGAAGCGATTGGGCGTGTTACTACGGCGCATACCTGCAGAGGCTCATCTGGGTGAAGAGGCCGGACCTGTTCTTGCCACCACCGGTGGCGCCACCGGAGCAAGCTGCATTGGCGGCAGGAAACAACCACTGGCCAAAAGCCGACGACAATCAGAAGCTCTGTTCAGAGCTGGAGTCCAAGATGCAGGAGTGTGAAGCGAAATCACAGCGGTTTGAAGCGGAGGTTGAGGCGAAATCAAGGCAACTTGATGCTCTAGCTGCGCAGTATCACCACGAAATGAGGAACCTCGAGCAAGATAAGAAAAGGCAACTTGACGCTCTAGCTGCACGGCATCACTACGACATGAGGAACCTCGAGCAAGATAAGAAAATGTTGCAGGATGAGGTGCACACAGTCAAGCTGCTGAATCAGGCTCTGGTTTGCAAGGAAACAGAGAGCAGGGATGAAGTGCAGCGGGTTCTGAAAGAGCTGACTCATGTGAGCAAGCAGCTAGCAGAGCTGAAGGATGAGACGCACACGGTGGAGTCACTTAACCAGGCTCTGGTTAACAAGGAAGCGAAAAGCGACGATGAACTTCGACGAGGACAGGAGGAGATGACAGATGTGAGAAAGCAACTAGCACATTTACAGGAGGAGATGCGCGCCATTGACTTGCTCAACCAGGCCCTGGCTAGTGCCAAGGAAGCGAAAGACGATGAATTGGAGAGGGTTCGGAACGAGCTAGTCCATGTAAGGAAGCAAGCAGGGCATTTGGAAGAGGAGATGAACATACTGGATTCAATCAACAAGGCTCTAGTTGCCAAGGAAAGGGAAAACAGTGCCGAGTTGCAAGACATCCGGAAAAAGATGAAAGATCTAAATGATGAGCGTGAAGGGCTAGAGTCAGACAACAAAGTCCTGACAACCATGGAAATAAGAAGCAACAACGAGTTGCAAGTCGTCCGGAAAACACTGATAGAT GGCTTGCAGAATTTTACGAATGGACATGCACACATAGGTGTCAAAAGGATGGGCGATCTTGACCTCAAAGAATTTGCAAAAGCTTGCAAGCAGGATTTATTACAAGAGGATGCACGAGTTGATTCCTCTGTTCTTTGTTCGAAATGGGAAGCTCGAATTGCAGATCCAAACTGGCACCCTTTTGAGGTCCGCATGAATGATGATGGTAAAGAGAAG GAAATTCTGCTAAAGGATAATGCTAATCTTCGGGAGTTAGAAGAGCACGGTGAAGAAATATACACTTTGGTGACAAAGGCGCTGTTTGAAATCAACGAGTACAACCCCAGTGGCCGCTATCCTGTACCAGAGCTATGGAACTACAAGGATGGCCGGAAAGCAACACCGGAAGAGGCCATCAAGTATATCCTGAAATCACGCAAGAGGAGGCGGTGA